One genomic window of Alphaproteobacteria bacterium includes the following:
- a CDS encoding Gfo/Idh/MocA family oxidoreductase, with product MAKDKVKLAVVGAGIWGENHAMAYAHYPLVDLACICDLDAGRAKALADKVGCAWTTDIDSLANSDIDGASIATPDHAHKAPALRLIEAGKHLLIEKPFTTDIGDARAIIAAAEKKRTKLMVDFQLRWHPQYMGAKHYVETGELGEAVMGYARLSDTIHVPTEMLSWGSASGPEWFLFPHTMDITRWILNEEPVEVFARGSKRVLAGMGIDAYDAVQASVQFERSFVTFETCWIIPNSYPTVVDAKFTLYGSKGCIELDSTPGIAISSDRYKYPFSSHAITRYGKPFAHFYESIKYFADCIATDTVPEATGHDGLVATAMIQATVKSLQEGRAVKLAELLG from the coding sequence ATGGCGAAGGACAAGGTGAAGCTGGCGGTGGTCGGCGCCGGCATCTGGGGCGAGAACCATGCGATGGCCTATGCGCACTATCCGCTGGTCGACCTGGCGTGCATCTGCGACCTCGATGCCGGCCGGGCCAAGGCGCTGGCCGACAAGGTCGGCTGCGCCTGGACCACCGACATCGATTCGCTGGCCAACAGCGACATCGACGGCGCCAGCATCGCCACGCCGGACCATGCCCACAAGGCGCCGGCGCTGCGGCTGATCGAGGCCGGCAAGCACCTGCTGATCGAAAAGCCGTTCACCACCGACATCGGCGACGCCCGCGCGATCATCGCGGCGGCGGAGAAAAAGCGGACCAAGCTGATGGTGGATTTCCAGCTGCGCTGGCACCCGCAGTACATGGGCGCCAAGCACTATGTCGAGACCGGCGAGCTGGGCGAGGCGGTGATGGGTTACGCCCGGCTCAGCGACACCATCCACGTGCCGACCGAGATGCTGTCGTGGGGCTCCGCATCGGGCCCGGAATGGTTCCTGTTCCCGCATACGATGGACATCACCCGCTGGATCCTGAACGAGGAGCCGGTCGAGGTGTTCGCCCGCGGGTCGAAGCGGGTGCTGGCCGGCATGGGCATCGATGCCTATGACGCGGTCCAGGCCTCGGTGCAGTTCGAGCGCAGCTTCGTCACCTTCGAGACCTGCTGGATCATCCCGAACAGCTATCCGACCGTGGTCGACGCAAAGTTCACGCTGTACGGCAGCAAGGGCTGCATCGAGCTGGACAGCACGCCGGGCATCGCGATCTCGTCGGACCGCTACAAATACCCGTTCTCCAGCCATGCGATCACGCGCTATGGCAAGCCGTTCGCCCATTTCTACGAGTCGATCAAGTATTTCGCGGACTGCATCGCCACCGACACCGTGCCGGAGGCGACCGGCCATGACGGGCTGGTGGCCACCGCGATGATCCAGGCGACGGTCAAGTCGCTGCAGGAGGGCCGGGCGGTGAAGCTGGCCGAGCTGCTCGGCTGA
- a CDS encoding ABC transporter ATP-binding protein translates to MASVSLRRLTKMFGDVTAVDALDIAIADGEFLTLLGPSGCGKSTALACIAGLELPTDGEIVFDDRPVTGLEPHQRNVAMVFQDYALYPHMSVRENMSFGLRQQRVAGPEIRKQVETAAEMLDLTALLNRRPAELSGGQRQRVAVGRAVVRNPSVFLMDEPLSNLDAGLRIKTRTQIKSLQRTLAVTSVFVTHDQEEAMVLSDRIAVMRAGRLQQIGPPMDVYRDPDNLFVASFIGSPAMNFVDADVEAAGGALVCGFAGQTVRLPASILRNAQPGALPRQVVLGIRPTDMQVGGTGESVHGEVFLVEPVGPVSYVDVKIGAFAVKATCAPDAAPRIGETVALAFPPERARLFDADSEARL, encoded by the coding sequence ATGGCGAGCGTGAGCCTGCGTCGGCTGACCAAGATGTTCGGCGACGTCACCGCGGTCGACGCGCTGGACATCGCCATCGCCGACGGCGAATTCCTGACCCTGCTCGGCCCGTCCGGCTGCGGCAAGAGCACCGCGCTGGCCTGCATTGCCGGCCTCGAGCTGCCGACCGACGGCGAGATCGTGTTCGACGACCGGCCGGTGACCGGCCTTGAGCCGCACCAGCGCAACGTGGCGATGGTGTTCCAGGACTATGCGCTCTATCCGCACATGAGCGTGCGCGAGAACATGAGCTTCGGCCTGCGCCAGCAGCGGGTGGCCGGGCCGGAGATCCGCAAGCAGGTCGAGACCGCGGCCGAGATGCTGGACCTGACCGCCCTGCTCAACCGCCGGCCGGCGGAGCTGTCCGGCGGCCAGCGCCAGCGGGTCGCGGTCGGCCGCGCGGTGGTGCGCAATCCGTCGGTGTTCCTGATGGACGAGCCGCTGTCCAACCTCGATGCCGGGCTGCGGATCAAGACCCGCACCCAGATCAAGAGCCTGCAGCGCACCCTGGCCGTCACCTCCGTCTTCGTCACCCACGACCAGGAAGAGGCGATGGTGCTGTCGGACCGGATCGCGGTGATGCGCGCCGGCCGCCTGCAGCAGATCGGCCCGCCGATGGACGTCTACCGCGACCCCGACAACCTGTTCGTCGCCTCGTTCATCGGCAGCCCGGCGATGAATTTCGTCGATGCCGACGTGGAGGCCGCCGGCGGGGCGCTGGTCTGCGGCTTCGCCGGACAGACGGTGCGCCTGCCGGCGTCGATCCTGCGCAACGCACAGCCCGGCGCGCTGCCGCGACAGGTCGTGCTCGGCATCCGGCCCACCGACATGCAGGTGGGCGGCACCGGCGAGTCCGTGCACGGTGAGGTGTTCCTGGTCGAGCCGGTCGGGCCGGTTTCCTATGTCGACGTCAAGATCGGCGCGTTCGCCGTCAAGGCCACCTGTGCGCCGGACGCCGCGCCGCGGATCGGCGAGACCGTGGCGCTGGCGTTTCCGCCGGAGCGCGCACGCCTGTTCGACGCCGACAGCGAAGCCCGGCTCTGA
- a CDS encoding ABC transporter permease subunit, with translation MTVETVTPSAIPARPSRRRDRPRLLMPVLLTVPALLVVLVVFGLPLVYSLVLSLHRINQLTQQWVFVWFDNYLDILPNEEFLSALGRTAYFTAVTVIGGLIVGMGMALALNCRFPGRNFLRSAMLVPWAMAPVAVGILWGWMFNGEYGTLNALLFDLGLVDGPVHWLADGDMAFNLVAFVHIWNQAPLAALLILAGLQSLPDNLHRAARIDGAGPIERFVKITLPWLRPMMLLILILTSINSIMAFDLFWIMTKGGPGSATTVFSWMGYAYAYQFFKFGEGAAILFVLTIVCLILAWVYLKLFFPKPARRGEGATGAERAARLADTLVVRVADIGTGAASRLVRLPALNRTVLFSGATRRAIWRVFLALVAVLIFLWSFGPFLWLVLMSLSTSADLVRSPPTSIPSSLTLENYRFVLFPGGVEDGQSSIQATRVPRSIMNSFIVASCVTAINLLLGSIAAYAYARNQHSRTMNTTLWVLMMTRMAPSLALILPFFMVFRALDLIDTRTALVIAYCSLILPLSIWMMKGYFESMPPNLEKAALVDGCTRWKAIWKVVFPVARPGIVATGIFCFLVSWNEFIFALILTGSPNAQTIPVVIAGFLVQLRFYDFGPMFAASVLAVIPPVVVALLFQRFLVSGMLSGSLKG, from the coding sequence ATGACCGTCGAAACCGTGACGCCCTCGGCGATACCGGCGCGCCCCAGCCGCCGCCGGGACCGGCCGCGCCTGCTGATGCCGGTGCTGCTGACGGTGCCGGCGCTGCTGGTGGTGCTCGTCGTTTTCGGCCTGCCGCTGGTCTACTCGCTGGTACTGAGCCTGCACCGCATCAACCAGCTGACCCAGCAATGGGTGTTCGTCTGGTTCGACAACTACCTCGACATCCTGCCCAACGAGGAGTTCCTGTCCGCCCTGGGCCGCACCGCCTATTTCACCGCGGTGACCGTGATCGGCGGTCTGATCGTCGGCATGGGCATGGCGCTCGCGCTGAACTGCCGCTTCCCGGGACGCAACTTCCTGCGCAGCGCGATGCTGGTGCCCTGGGCGATGGCGCCGGTCGCGGTCGGCATCCTGTGGGGCTGGATGTTCAACGGCGAGTACGGCACGCTGAACGCGCTGCTGTTCGATCTCGGCCTGGTCGACGGCCCGGTGCACTGGCTGGCCGACGGCGACATGGCCTTCAACCTCGTCGCCTTCGTGCACATCTGGAACCAGGCGCCGCTGGCGGCGCTGCTGATCCTGGCCGGCCTGCAGTCGCTGCCCGACAACCTGCACCGCGCGGCGCGCATCGACGGCGCCGGCCCGATCGAGCGCTTCGTCAAGATCACGCTGCCCTGGCTGCGGCCGATGATGCTGCTGATCCTGATCCTGACCTCGATCAACTCGATCATGGCCTTCGACCTGTTCTGGATCATGACAAAGGGCGGGCCGGGCAGCGCCACCACCGTGTTCTCGTGGATGGGCTACGCCTACGCGTACCAGTTCTTCAAGTTCGGCGAGGGCGCCGCGATCCTGTTCGTGCTGACCATCGTCTGCCTGATCCTGGCCTGGGTCTATCTGAAGCTGTTCTTCCCCAAGCCGGCCCGCCGCGGCGAAGGCGCGACGGGCGCCGAGCGCGCCGCGCGGCTGGCCGACACGCTGGTGGTGCGGGTGGCCGACATCGGCACCGGCGCGGCGTCGCGGCTGGTGCGCCTGCCGGCACTGAACCGGACCGTGCTGTTCTCCGGCGCGACCCGGCGGGCGATCTGGCGGGTCTTCCTGGCGCTGGTGGCGGTGCTGATCTTCCTGTGGTCGTTCGGCCCATTCCTGTGGCTGGTGCTGATGAGCCTGTCGACCTCGGCCGACCTGGTGCGCAGCCCGCCGACCTCGATCCCCAGCTCGCTGACGCTGGAGAACTATCGCTTCGTGCTGTTCCCCGGCGGGGTCGAGGACGGGCAGTCCTCGATCCAGGCCACGCGCGTGCCGCGCTCGATCATGAACAGCTTCATCGTCGCGTCCTGCGTCACCGCGATCAACCTGCTGCTCGGCTCGATCGCAGCCTATGCCTATGCGCGCAACCAGCACAGCCGCACGATGAACACCACGCTGTGGGTGCTGATGATGACCCGGATGGCGCCCAGCCTGGCGCTGATCCTGCCGTTCTTCATGGTGTTCCGGGCGCTGGACCTGATCGACACCCGCACCGCGCTGGTCATCGCCTATTGCAGCCTGATCCTGCCGCTGTCGATCTGGATGATGAAGGGCTACTTCGAATCCATGCCGCCCAACCTGGAGAAGGCCGCGCTGGTCGACGGCTGCACCCGGTGGAAGGCGATCTGGAAGGTGGTGTTCCCGGTCGCGCGGCCGGGCATCGTGGCCACCGGCATCTTCTGTTTCCTGGTCAGCTGGAACGAGTTCATCTTCGCGCTGATCCTCACCGGCTCGCCCAATGCGCAGACCATTCCGGTGGTGATCGCCGGCTTCCTGGTGCAGCTGCGATTCTACGATTTCGGCCCGATGTTCGCGGCCAGTGTGCTTGCCGTCATTCCGCCGGTCGTGGTGGCGCTGCTGTTCCAGCGCTTCCTGGTCAGCGGGATGCTGTCCGGCTCGCTCAAGGGATGA
- a CDS encoding extracellular solute-binding protein translates to MNREQRLQDYLLRRRAVLKGGLAAAGALAAPGLAGRAAAAPADPLHFVGWQYNPQIVEENVGIFRDLYDENVNYELVPGEYHAVVETKLIAGQHIDMMYSEEDRILRWNRAGWTRSLDGLPGLDAIKANMYDVNVRNMSLPDGSLGGLPYYTGFNSFVCNQNHLDAAGLEPPASWEELMDQCRKLKKDGIAEYPYISAWTRQWPTLSWSLFAIWYSEGAKVFDANNDPDFGPEFRAVLEMHRKMYEEELVVPDIMTLQGEAVPNFATGQHTYMVVHEYDQKVFNTPDMSQIAGACRNAIMPGKTRSTFIWTAVYQMGANPIDELRAWDLMQFFGGKAKDGNYYVARRWALEFGLGTPHKEVIESAEVQESFSQWKDMAVATQQLETATTRDVAKTMWFPEWDWYMMGEVQDYIRGEQSTDELIDKLHAKAVEVKSLYPE, encoded by the coding sequence ATGAATCGCGAACAACGCCTTCAGGACTACCTGCTGCGGCGGCGAGCCGTACTGAAAGGCGGCCTGGCCGCCGCCGGCGCCCTGGCGGCGCCGGGTCTGGCTGGCCGGGCGGCTGCCGCGCCGGCCGACCCGCTGCATTTCGTCGGCTGGCAATACAACCCGCAGATCGTCGAAGAGAATGTCGGCATCTTCCGCGACCTCTACGACGAGAACGTCAATTACGAGCTGGTGCCCGGCGAGTATCACGCCGTGGTTGAGACCAAGCTGATCGCCGGCCAGCACATCGACATGATGTACTCGGAAGAAGACCGCATCCTGCGCTGGAACCGCGCCGGCTGGACGCGCAGCCTGGACGGGCTGCCGGGCCTCGATGCGATCAAGGCCAACATGTATGACGTCAACGTACGCAACATGTCGCTGCCCGACGGCAGCCTCGGCGGGCTGCCCTACTACACCGGCTTCAACTCCTTCGTCTGCAACCAGAACCACCTGGATGCGGCGGGCCTGGAGCCGCCGGCCTCGTGGGAAGAGCTGATGGACCAGTGCCGCAAGCTGAAGAAGGACGGCATCGCGGAATATCCTTACATCAGCGCCTGGACCCGCCAGTGGCCGACGCTGTCGTGGAGCCTGTTCGCGATCTGGTACTCCGAGGGCGCCAAGGTGTTCGACGCCAACAACGACCCCGACTTCGGGCCGGAGTTCCGCGCGGTGCTGGAGATGCACCGCAAGATGTACGAGGAGGAACTGGTCGTCCCCGACATCATGACCCTGCAGGGCGAGGCGGTCCCGAACTTCGCCACCGGCCAGCACACCTACATGGTGGTGCACGAGTATGACCAGAAGGTGTTCAACACCCCCGACATGTCGCAGATCGCCGGCGCCTGCCGCAACGCGATCATGCCGGGCAAGACCCGCTCGACCTTCATCTGGACCGCCGTCTACCAGATGGGCGCCAACCCGATCGACGAACTGCGCGCCTGGGACCTGATGCAGTTCTTCGGCGGCAAGGCCAAGGACGGCAACTACTATGTCGCGCGCCGCTGGGCGCTGGAATTCGGCCTCGGCACGCCGCACAAGGAAGTGATCGAGAGCGCGGAGGTCCAGGAATCCTTCTCGCAGTGGAAGGACATGGCGGTGGCGACCCAGCAGCTCGAGACCGCGACCACCCGCGACGTGGCCAAGACCATGTGGTTCCCGGAGTGGGACTGGTACATGATGGGCGAGGTCCAGGACTACATCCGCGGCGAGCAGTCGACCGACGAACTGATCGACAAGCTGCACGCCAAGGCGGTTGAGGTGAAGAGCCTGTATCCCGAATAG
- a CDS encoding Gfo/Idh/MocA family oxidoreductase, with the protein MADRRLRTGVIGLGFIGGLHARIHHEAPNIDLVAVADLNEDLGRPMAEKMGVAYHRSADELLARADIEAVSVCVPDRMHVAPACAAARAGKHMLLEKPLAHTAAAAEEIVRAVDDAGVRMMVAHVLHFDPRYAQMREAAARGDFGEIINLRAKRNTMRALPQRLGASSSIMYYLGVHDIDMLQWCAGANITRVYAQQVRKLGNEIEDAVYAVVNFANGAIGSIDYCWSWPEGLPSGYTVGFDVVGKKSAAHLDVYDQGLQFIGADGVTQPDTHLWPEVNGQIVGALRDEIVHFADAILTGRPFVEPVERSLQAVRVLDALFASLNSGAPADVANA; encoded by the coding sequence ATGGCGGATCGAAGGCTGCGGACCGGGGTGATCGGGCTGGGTTTCATCGGCGGGCTGCATGCGCGCATCCATCACGAGGCGCCGAACATCGACCTCGTCGCCGTCGCCGACCTGAACGAGGACCTGGGCCGGCCGATGGCGGAGAAGATGGGGGTGGCCTATCACCGCTCGGCCGACGAGCTGCTGGCACGCGCCGACATCGAGGCGGTCAGCGTGTGCGTGCCGGACCGGATGCACGTCGCGCCCGCCTGCGCCGCGGCCCGCGCCGGCAAGCACATGCTGCTGGAAAAGCCGCTGGCGCACACCGCGGCGGCGGCCGAGGAGATCGTCCGCGCGGTGGACGATGCCGGCGTGCGCATGATGGTCGCGCACGTGCTGCATTTCGATCCGCGCTATGCCCAGATGCGCGAGGCGGCGGCGCGCGGCGACTTCGGCGAGATCATCAACCTGCGCGCGAAGCGCAACACGATGCGGGCGCTGCCGCAGCGTCTCGGCGCGTCCAGCTCGATCATGTACTACCTCGGCGTGCACGACATCGACATGCTGCAATGGTGCGCCGGCGCCAACATCACCCGGGTCTACGCCCAACAGGTGCGCAAGCTCGGCAACGAGATCGAGGACGCGGTCTATGCCGTGGTCAACTTCGCCAACGGCGCCATCGGCAGCATCGACTATTGCTGGTCGTGGCCGGAGGGCCTGCCGTCCGGCTACACCGTCGGCTTCGACGTCGTCGGCAAGAAGAGCGCCGCGCATCTCGACGTCTACGACCAGGGCCTGCAGTTCATCGGCGCGGACGGGGTGACCCAGCCGGACACGCACCTTTGGCCGGAGGTCAACGGCCAGATCGTCGGCGCGCTGCGCGACGAGATCGTGCATTTCGCCGACGCGATCCTTACCGGCAGGCCGTTCGTCGAACCGGTCGAACGCTCGCTGCAGGCGGTGCGCGTGCTGGATGCGCTGTTCGCCTCGTTGAACAGTGGTGCGCCTGCCGACGTGGCCAACGCCTGA
- a CDS encoding ABC transporter ATP-binding protein, with the protein MASITLEKLTKQFGAQTAVDSLDMAIADGELLVLLGPSGCGKTTTMNCIAGLERPTGGVVRFDGNDMTGEPPHGRNVAMVFQSSMLYPHLSARENIAMSLKRSGLPAAQIRDRVMAAAATVHVAHLLDKLPSHLSGGERQRVATAKAIVRQPAVFLLDEPLAALDAALRLELRAELVNLQKRLSTTMVFVTHDQTEAMTMGDRIAVMNLGRLQQIGSPDEIYNAPRNMFVAGFIGSPPMNFLNGTVEPRDGKPVFVSDGFAAPLPARLGASSSLRPGNAYALGVRPQHMTVAGATPGTLAGAVFALEHLGKESILIAEHREGERLRAIVAPEFRARIGDRIALEPDLERAFLFDLGVAERPAVS; encoded by the coding sequence ATGGCCAGCATTACGCTCGAGAAACTCACCAAGCAGTTCGGCGCGCAGACCGCGGTCGACAGCCTGGACATGGCGATCGCGGACGGCGAGCTGCTGGTACTGCTCGGCCCGTCGGGCTGCGGCAAGACCACGACGATGAACTGCATCGCCGGGCTGGAACGGCCGACCGGCGGGGTCGTTCGGTTCGACGGCAACGACATGACCGGCGAGCCGCCGCACGGCCGCAACGTGGCGATGGTGTTCCAGTCGTCGATGCTCTACCCCCATCTCAGCGCCCGCGAGAACATCGCCATGAGCCTGAAGCGCAGCGGGTTGCCGGCCGCGCAGATCCGGGACCGGGTGATGGCGGCGGCGGCGACGGTGCATGTCGCCCATCTGCTCGACAAGCTGCCGAGCCATCTGTCGGGCGGCGAGCGCCAGCGCGTCGCGACCGCGAAGGCGATCGTGCGCCAGCCGGCGGTGTTCCTGCTCGACGAGCCGCTGGCGGCGCTCGACGCCGCGCTGCGGCTGGAATTGCGCGCCGAACTGGTCAACCTGCAGAAACGGCTGTCGACGACGATGGTCTTCGTCACCCACGACCAGACCGAGGCGATGACGATGGGCGACCGCATCGCGGTGATGAACCTGGGCCGGCTGCAGCAGATCGGGTCGCCGGACGAGATCTACAACGCGCCGCGCAACATGTTCGTGGCCGGCTTCATCGGGTCGCCGCCGATGAACTTCCTCAACGGCACGGTCGAGCCGCGCGACGGCAAGCCGGTGTTCGTCAGCGACGGCTTCGCGGCGCCCTTGCCGGCGCGTCTCGGCGCTTCGTCGTCGCTCAGGCCCGGCAACGCCTATGCGCTCGGCGTGCGGCCGCAGCACATGACGGTGGCCGGCGCGACGCCGGGCACGCTGGCCGGGGCGGTGTTCGCGCTGGAGCATCTGGGCAAGGAATCGATCCTGATCGCGGAGCATCGCGAGGGCGAGCGTTTGCGCGCGATCGTCGCGCCGGAATTCCGGGCGCGGATCGGCGACCGGATTGCGCTGGAGCCGGACCTGGAGCGCGCGTTCCTGTTCGATCTGGGTGTGGCGGAACGGCCGGCCGTGAGCTGA
- a CDS encoding carbohydrate ABC transporter permease codes for MSDRGAAPWRWLALLVALLWSVLPIYWFVKMAFQTTAEFSLFPPPLFPPDPQPGAFFNIFGYDYVTASGLELPASGQSNQIVAGLINSLVVAVIVTAITMLVVTPLAYVFARLQFRFKNQLLFAILLSVALPPVSTLIPFYALYVQLDLAGTRLGLIIVTLTITIPFVTWMLIGYFRNIPPVEQLARIDGFGRVYTLIRIVIPLSRSGLAVGAVIAFLFSWNEYVYAQVLVTGSDAVTLPAAMSGFLNQFPQPAHLAASLALSLVPPALVVFFLQRHITEMNLVDPVR; via the coding sequence ATGAGCGACCGCGGCGCTGCGCCCTGGCGTTGGCTGGCGCTGCTGGTGGCGCTGCTGTGGTCGGTGCTGCCGATCTACTGGTTCGTGAAGATGGCGTTCCAGACCACGGCGGAATTCTCGCTGTTCCCGCCGCCGCTGTTCCCGCCCGACCCGCAGCCGGGCGCGTTCTTCAACATCTTCGGCTACGACTACGTCACCGCCTCGGGCCTGGAGCTGCCGGCGTCGGGGCAGTCCAACCAGATCGTGGCCGGCCTGATCAACAGCCTGGTCGTGGCGGTGATCGTCACCGCGATCACCATGCTGGTGGTGACGCCGCTGGCCTATGTGTTCGCCCGGCTGCAGTTCCGCTTCAAGAACCAGCTGCTGTTCGCGATCCTGCTTTCGGTTGCGCTGCCGCCGGTATCCACGCTGATCCCGTTCTATGCGCTCTACGTCCAGCTCGATCTCGCCGGCACCCGGCTCGGCCTGATCATCGTGACCTTGACCATCACCATCCCGTTCGTCACCTGGATGCTGATCGGCTATTTCCGCAACATTCCGCCGGTCGAGCAGCTCGCCCGCATCGACGGCTTCGGCCGCGTCTACACGCTGATCCGCATCGTGATCCCGCTCAGCCGCAGCGGCCTGGCGGTCGGTGCGGTGATCGCATTCCTGTTCTCGTGGAACGAATATGTCTATGCCCAGGTGCTGGTCACCGGGTCCGACGCGGTCACGCTGCCGGCGGCGATGTCGGGATTTCTCAACCAGTTCCCGCAGCCGGCCCATCTGGCCGCCAGCCTGGCCCTGTCGCTGGTGCCGCCTGCGCTCGTGGTGTTCTTCCTGCAGCGCCACATCACCGAAATGAACCTCGTCGACCCGGTCCGCTGA
- a CDS encoding sugar ABC transporter permease produces the protein MARAQSSIDSAGRGLRARTRELSDLQFALLLSLPVLLFLVVIVAYPLVYAVWLSLNRVKFFGGYRATLVWFDNYVDVLSDGDFWWSAWVSVRFTVESVVLAMLVGLALALVMRHNRRWIGLIRTLILLPWSVSLYGTGIMFFYLVRGQTGLGTTVAHVFGVDEPVNLLNQTWVIEALAVGNAWNMAPLVAFFLYASMSTIPRRLYDLAAIDQMSGVETFRNVTLPPIRFTLFVFTCITTVLSLKLFDYIFVMTGGGPGTSSATLTYQLYKISFRDLKLGEGAAMSFLLLFMIVGSTFLLYFVWGKREASRP, from the coding sequence ATGGCTCGGGCGCAATCCTCCATCGACAGCGCCGGCCGCGGCCTGCGGGCGCGCACGCGCGAGCTGAGCGACCTGCAGTTCGCCCTGCTGCTGTCGCTGCCGGTGTTGCTGTTCCTGGTCGTAATCGTGGCCTATCCGCTGGTCTACGCGGTCTGGCTGAGCCTGAACCGGGTCAAGTTCTTCGGCGGCTATCGCGCCACCCTGGTCTGGTTCGACAACTATGTCGACGTGCTGTCCGACGGCGACTTCTGGTGGTCGGCGTGGGTGTCGGTCCGCTTCACCGTGGAAAGCGTCGTGCTGGCGATGCTGGTCGGCCTGGCGCTGGCGCTGGTGATGCGCCACAACCGGCGCTGGATCGGCCTGATCCGCACGCTGATCCTGCTGCCGTGGTCGGTGTCGCTGTACGGCACCGGCATCATGTTCTTCTACCTGGTCCGCGGCCAGACCGGGCTGGGCACCACCGTCGCGCACGTCTTCGGCGTCGACGAGCCGGTCAACCTGCTGAACCAGACCTGGGTGATCGAGGCGCTGGCGGTGGGCAACGCCTGGAACATGGCGCCGCTGGTCGCCTTCTTCCTCTATGCGAGCATGTCGACCATCCCGCGGCGGCTCTACGACCTGGCCGCAATCGACCAGATGAGCGGGGTGGAGACGTTCCGCAACGTCACGCTGCCACCGATCCGCTTCACCCTGTTCGTCTTCACCTGCATCACCACGGTGCTGTCGCTGAAGCTGTTCGACTACATCTTCGTGATGACCGGCGGCGGCCCCGGCACGTCCTCTGCCACGCTGACCTACCAGCTCTACAAGATCAGCTTCCGCGACTTGAAGCTGGGCGAGGGCGCGGCGATGTCCTTCCTGCTGCTGTTCATGATCGTCGGATCGACCTTCCTGCTCTACTTCGTGTGGGGCAAGCGCGAGGCCAGCCGGCCATGA
- a CDS encoding extracellular solute-binding protein: MHVRSLLLGTALIAGSTAVAAQDLAPISDETIYFRGWQYRTDIVQENIDRYNSEMGGHIDYATVTGDYPSLMEQNFIAGRELDILYANPSQAVRYFEAGWIKPAEDLPNAADIRADMYPNILDAWSHQGKLLGLSYFVSVRGMVHVNLEAYEAAGYTAADYPADWDALYDMVLAMHDARIAQPLLPHWFSEWYGISWAFAFEVMNRGGQVADPETHAPMLTADGPAGDTLRAWKRLWNAGVIPEEVLSYNESAYIEAYGSGRYVFSPQQSYDLRYFNDPANSQIAGHDSFLPYQGQSWGLIDSAMYLMSARERSDDHTHDVMAAANWYGYKDQNGDVYVGNRWMQESMLFSGYRSVMEGELAEKTMLASLVRPEDRDALLEVYAAAPYPKGIWNVVWSEEFNSWMKEELPQFLLNDGDVDELVAAMNEKIEELNEEYGI, translated from the coding sequence ATGCACGTCCGTTCGTTGCTGCTCGGCACCGCGTTGATTGCCGGTTCGACCGCTGTCGCCGCCCAGGATCTGGCGCCGATCAGCGATGAGACGATCTACTTCCGCGGCTGGCAGTACCGCACGGATATCGTCCAGGAGAATATCGACCGTTACAACAGCGAGATGGGCGGTCACATCGACTATGCCACGGTCACCGGCGACTACCCGTCGCTGATGGAGCAGAACTTCATCGCCGGCCGCGAGCTCGACATCCTCTACGCCAACCCGTCCCAGGCCGTGCGCTACTTCGAGGCGGGCTGGATCAAGCCGGCCGAGGACCTGCCGAACGCGGCCGACATCCGCGCCGACATGTATCCCAACATCCTCGACGCCTGGTCGCACCAGGGCAAGCTGCTGGGCCTGTCCTACTTCGTCTCGGTCCGCGGCATGGTCCACGTCAATCTCGAGGCCTATGAGGCGGCCGGCTATACCGCCGCCGACTATCCGGCGGACTGGGACGCGCTCTACGACATGGTGCTGGCGATGCACGACGCCCGCATCGCGCAGCCGCTGCTGCCGCACTGGTTCAGCGAGTGGTACGGGATCAGCTGGGCCTTCGCGTTCGAGGTGATGAACCGCGGCGGCCAGGTGGCCGACCCGGAGACCCATGCGCCGATGCTGACGGCGGACGGCCCGGCCGGCGACACGCTGCGCGCGTGGAAGCGGCTGTGGAATGCCGGCGTCATCCCCGAGGAGGTGCTGAGCTACAACGAGTCCGCCTATATCGAGGCCTATGGCTCGGGCCGCTATGTGTTCAGCCCGCAGCAGTCCTACGACCTGCGCTACTTCAACGATCCGGCCAACTCGCAGATCGCCGGCCACGACAGCTTCCTGCCCTATCAGGGCCAGAGCTGGGGCCTGATCGACAGCGCGATGTATCTGATGAGCGCGCGCGAGCGCAGCGACGACCATACCCATGACGTGATGGCTGCCGCCAACTGGTACGGCTACAAGGACCAGAACGGCGACGTCTATGTCGGCAATCGCTGGATGCAGGAATCGATGCTGTTCTCCGGCTACCGGTCCGTGATGGAGGGCGAGCTTGCCGAGAAGACGATGCTGGCCTCGCTGGTCCGGCCGGAGGATCGCGACGCCCTGCTCGAGGTCTATGCCGCGGCGCCGTATCCGAAAGGCATCTGGAACGTGGTCTGGTCCGAAGAGTTCAATTCCTGGATGAAGGAAGAGCTGCCGCAGTTCCTGCTCAACGACGGCGACGTCGACGAGCTGGTCGCGGCGATGAACGAGAAGATCGAGGAACTGAACGAAGAATACGGCATCTGA